The Salvelinus namaycush isolate Seneca chromosome 5, SaNama_1.0, whole genome shotgun sequence genome segment GTTTAAGTAAAAGTAAAGGCTTTAAGTAGCCTACATCAAAAAAACAGAGTTCAAATTTGATTGAGGATGTTTTTTCTTGGTCTAGTTTTTTGGAAAACAGAACAAAGCCAACATTTAATCTTCATTTTATAACATCCTCAAAGTTAGAGTGGCCAAATCCCAGAGCCAACCAGCGGAAATATCTgtcgctgtgcccttgagcaaggcacttaaccccaattgctcCAGAGGCCAGGTGACCCTAGCCATAACCCCACTCCCTGCtagtgtctcagggggagttttTAATCACCTCATGCTTCCTGCTTTTCTTCTTTGCTTTTTCTTCTGATTTTCAGACTCTTTTCAGTCCAGTTATTCAACATAAGTTGCAAAGGAGTGTTATAATGTAGGACGGGGCAGAGAAGAAAGGAACAGCCATTAGGCATGGTACAGTATGCCGTCAAATAGTACCTCTGAGAAAGGACGTATGAGCTCAGCGGAAAGCTGAAATGGGCAACTCACAGAATAAGTGACACGCTAGAGTAGCTAGAGTAGCTTTAATGGCCACCCCCTATTAGCCTTCTCCCATATCTGTTTGCACTCTACCTATGCTACTGCAGAAACACAATGCAAACACAATGCAAACTCAACAACTTAAAGTTTTCATTGCTCTCTTTTTAGTGGCACTGAATAAGGAATATGGCAGTGAGGTTTGAGACCTCTTAGCAGAGTGCTTGTAATTGTATTTTGTCATGTACAGGACGGTCATTGTCACTTATAACCAAACATTTTACATAAATTATCAGTCCCAAATTCTAAAACAAAAAATTGTATTATTGAAGATAATCCACTATACACCCATGTGGAATTCCCCGGGTCACTGGCAGCATTTGGAACTGTCGATCTGTGGTCAAGAacacagagttcatctcagcctatgctgcctTTCAGTCCCTTTACTTTTTGGCCCtgacggagacatggatcaccccagagaacactggtactccagctgctctctcttcatctgactacgTTTTCTCTCATAGTCCAAGATCATCTGGTTATCGCGGTGGTGGCACAGGGCTACTAATTTCTCCTAACTGGAgattttctcttttctccctctctcatctcctcatttgaattccattaTGTCACTGTCACTTGTACACTCAAGCTTAGCGTTGTTGTCATCTatcgcccaccaggtgcccttgggacaatgagcttgacaccttgataagctcatTTCCTGACTACGTCTCACCGCTCTTCATACTTGGCGACTTCAACCTCCCTTCTATTATTTTTTtcaactctctctttcccctccttgccttTTTTGGcctcaccctttcccaatccCCAACTAACAAGACAGGCAATACGATGTACATCAACTTTACCAGAAGCTGTTAGCCTTCTCAtttcactgcaacccccctccacgtTTCTGATACAccactttgtttccttttctgtctccctttcctccaaccctagccactcagcccctacccagatggtcttgCGCCGTTGCAAtctttgctctttctctctcccactactctctcctcttctatcctatcatctctcccttctgcttaattcttctccctcctgtctcctgatttTGCCTCTTCGACTCtagtctcctccctctctgcatcctatgactcgcactgtcccctttcctcccgggTGGCTtggccctcccctcctgctccgtgcctgagtgactcattgcgagctcccCACTGCCTTCTCTTCCTCAGTATCTGCGGCTAAATCCACCTTCTATCACTATACATTTgaagcttctgcctctaaccctaggaaactctttCCCACCTTTTCCCTGCTCCttaatcctcctccccctcactcCTCCCTCTATGCCtgcgactttgtcaaccactttgaaaagaaggttgacgacatccgctcctcattcactcagcctattgagtccactggtctcactcacacagaactaccccaCGCCTtgacctctgtctctcctctctttccagaAGAAATCATGCGACTAGTGAGGTCTGGTCGCCTGACAACCTGCCCGCTCGACCCCATCCTCtactcccttctccagaccatctctggagatcTTCTCCCAATCCACATTTCCCcgatcaactcatccctgaccactggctgcgtccCCTCTTGACTTTAAAATGGCCCGAGTCGCTCCCCTTCTCAAAAAACTAACACTCAACTAATCTGACATCAAAGACTATAAAcctgtatcccttctttcttttctttccaaaacacttgagtgtgctgtctctgatcaactctctcgttatctctctcagaatgaacTTCTTGACCccaaccagtcaggcttcaagacgtaTCACTCAGCCGAGAtttctcttctctgtgtcacggaggctctctgcactgccaaagctgactctctctcatcctcctagatctatccgctgcctttgacactgtgaaccatcagatcctcctctccaccctccagggctgggtgtctcaggctctgcacactcttggattgcatcatACCTGGCAagccgctcctaccaggtgacgtggagaggatctgtgtctgcaccacgtacccaagctcttctctgtcctggcaccccaatggtggaaccagcttccccctgaagctaggacagcagagtccctgcccatcttccaaaagtacctgaaagaggtagggacctcttcaaagagtatcttaaataatcctcctcctcacctcaaccccccccccctttctagctctgactttgctgctgttagctactttattgaggaaaagtgtacttactatgcctgtgatatgtggttgtcccacccagctatcttaagatgaatgcattaACTGTATgttgttctggataagagcatctgataAATTACTGAAATTTAAATGTAAATACACATAATGAACATAAAAAATGAATGCAAAAACATGACCATATTTAGTAGTCTAGTATTTATTTCTTAACATTTTcaatttgaaaataaaatacatttggcACCTTTTCCCTCTTCTTATTTTCAGCCACGGGATGGCAGTATTGTCACACTTGTTCTAAATGGCTTGAGGTCTGTTCCTGTGAAAGTAATGTACACTATGTGCACTTGCCAGGCGAGAGATATCTCATCtgatccagttcatcatgtattTCCACTTCAttgaaggtagactcagcgatatgacgtagatgcacaaagtaaacagcAAGGCTCAACTTCTCCCGTTTTGGTCCTGTGGCTACCACACTCTAACAGCGTGAAGTGAACCCATgcacagatactgtgtgtgactgtgtgggagcaaagtcttgcatcttgctcatctcaatatctgtgATGCTGCTCGTGGCAATGTAATTTCCCTGAGTCTACTTTTAAGATGGAGCAgattatttttttatgtttaatcACGAATCACAACTCAATTATTACAGTAAAAGAGGTTTGTGTCAATTCCTACAATGCAATGCAGATTGTCTACTTGGTATTCTCAGCAGAAATCTCTGAATAACAAAAACCTCTTCATAAACATCTTTCATTTTCATGGTTACTTTGGCAATCATTTATTAGGATATCAACTGCATTTCATTAATTTGTTATGTGCAAAAAAATGAAAACAGTTTCTGTTTCCATATCACAATTGAAAATCACATCAAAACCCCCTCCTTTAGAAGTCCACACATCAGAGGAAACAGATATTCCTAAACACCAACATTTCAATAAAATACTCTTAAAAAACATTGTAAAGTTCCTCCACAGTCGATACAGGCTAATTTTGACATAACACTGTTTTTCTTACACATGCAAAacaccccccttctccctctccctccctctctctctgtccttctgtaTAAATGCTTAAAGTTATTGAGTTGTAGGCAGCATACTGGCAGTGGTTGTTACCTTGGTCTTTGATGTGAATTATGATCCGGTTTGCAAACTGGTTAGTCAGTAAGTGATTTGTTTCTGAGAGGCAGTTCCAGCTGTTGCATTGCAAGGAACTGAAGTCATCCTTTGAAGAGGAACAGAGGGGAGAGTTACCGGCACTTCCTTCTTCTAGTGGCTGTAGAGGAGGCCTGTCTGATAACCAGAGGAGTGAACACAGCATGCACATGTTGCAGACTCCTCTCTTCCCTGCGCGGTCATGCTTCATTTAATACCAATAGCGTTCCTTTTTCTGCAGACCTGTTCCCAAAAGAGGGTAGAATAGGTGTTGAATAACTCAAAAGAGACCTTTGGAAAACCAAGCAAACCACCAAATTAaattaagtttaaaaaaatacactgTGGCACAGATACTGTAAAACCTCCCTAATCTTTACAAAATCCAATGGATTTGgaattatatatttatttgtcaGTTCACTATCTAATCTATGTGAAAGAAAGAAGTCTCCCTACACATGCATAGTGATAAGGTATCTGGGTAGAGGCAGCCATACCTGAATCTGGATTCATGGGGTCTCTGAAGCCAGGTTGACCTGTCCAGCTAGGGAGGAGCTCTGGTTTGGAGCCCGAGGCCACGCCTGCAGCCTCCTCTGACCGGTCACTGTGGAGGAGATTGAGCAGGGAGTTGGTGTAAGGCTGTCCAGTGACCCCCAGGCCCTCATGGGACATGGAGTGGGGATAGGCCATGGCAGGCAGGCCCAGACCACCATGTTGCCTAGGAGTTAAGGCTAAGGGGTTGGTGCTCTCATCTGGGGAGCTGAGAGCCTGACGGTGGCTGGAGAGAGACTCATTGGTGCTGCTCAGATGAAGGCGACCAGACACAGGGGAAAAATGGTCTTCAGACCAAGATGGGGTTGGAACAACCCACTGGCAAGATGTTGAGTCAGACTCTGAAACAGATGTGGATTGAGAAAAATACACCCACAAAGTAAGTGTCTCGAAATGTGTTAATTTTGTACATTTCACATGTCAGTGAGCACACGTTTTCTTGTTTGGTGCACACAGCATCATGATGATAGCATACAAAGTTCATTGCAAAAGAATGTAAtgcctttttttatatatatattttttaggggATAGACAAGCTATGAAATTAGCAGATAAAATGTAAGTCCATAAAATAACATTCCCTGCATCATTTCAACAAGAAAaatatcatata includes the following:
- the LOC120047001 gene encoding transcription cofactor vestigial-like protein 2, with amino-acid sequence MAGRSGSPQVVVKTEEQSNRVIFTYFQGDIGSMVDQHFNRALSKASKTKATSGKGKKSRKTVKSESDSTSCQWVVPTPSWSEDHFSPVSGRLHLSSTNESLSSHRQALSSPDESTNPLALTPRQHGGLGLPAMAYPHSMSHEGLGVTGQPYTNSLLNLLHSDRSEEAAGVASGSKPELLPSWTGQPGFRDPMNPDSG